A genomic region of Methanothermobacter thermautotrophicus str. Delta H contains the following coding sequences:
- the argC gene encoding N-acetyl-gamma-glutamyl-phosphate reductase: MISVGIIGASGYTGGELLRLLENHREVEVVSATSRQYSGVPVSRVHPHLQDTDLKFEDVGAGEIDADLVFTATPHGASMKIVPQLIERGIRVVDLSGDYRFDDTETYEEWYGIKHESPLEAVYGLPEIHREEIASADLVANPGCFPTGAILACLPLVYEKIADTFIIDSKTGVSGAGVKPTALTHYPHCSDNVIPYNVTGHRHTPEIRQELSRLNPVRLSFTPHLVPVTRGILTTAHTFLLEDLEQGEIADIFMGFYDGEPFVRVVEGIPGLSAVRGSNFCQIGCFEVDDNQRAVIVSAIDNLVKGASGQAIQNMNIMFGFREVEGLDFPGMYP, from the coding sequence ATGATAAGTGTGGGTATTATCGGAGCCAGTGGATACACTGGAGGTGAACTGCTGCGACTCCTCGAGAACCACAGGGAGGTGGAGGTGGTCTCAGCCACATCGAGGCAGTACAGTGGTGTTCCCGTGTCGAGGGTGCATCCACACCTCCAGGACACTGACCTGAAGTTTGAAGACGTCGGTGCCGGTGAAATAGACGCGGACCTTGTCTTCACAGCCACCCCCCACGGGGCCTCAATGAAGATCGTCCCCCAGCTTATAGAGAGGGGTATAAGGGTGGTGGACCTCAGCGGTGACTACCGCTTTGATGACACTGAAACCTATGAGGAATGGTATGGAATCAAACACGAAAGCCCCCTCGAAGCGGTTTATGGTCTTCCTGAGATACACAGGGAGGAAATAGCCTCCGCAGATCTTGTGGCAAATCCTGGCTGTTTCCCGACGGGTGCAATACTTGCATGTCTCCCCCTGGTATATGAGAAGATTGCAGATACATTCATAATCGATTCGAAGACAGGGGTGAGTGGTGCGGGTGTTAAGCCAACAGCCCTGACCCATTACCCTCACTGCAGTGATAATGTAATTCCCTACAATGTAACAGGCCACAGGCATACACCGGAGATAAGGCAGGAACTCTCAAGGCTGAATCCTGTGAGGCTCAGCTTCACACCACACCTCGTCCCGGTGACAAGGGGCATCCTTACAACAGCCCACACCTTCCTCCTTGAGGACCTGGAGCAGGGCGAAATCGCAGACATATTCATGGGATTCTATGATGGAGAACCCTTTGTAAGGGTTGTTGAGGGTATCCCTGGGCTCAGTGCAGTCAGGGGCTCCAACTTCTGCCAGATCGGATGCTTTGAGGTTGATGATAATCAGAGGGCTGTTATAGTATCAGCCATAGACAACCTTGTGAAGGGCGCATCCGGTCAGGCCATCCAGAACATGAACATAATGTTCGGGTTCAGGGAGGTCGAGGGTCTTGATTTCCCCGGGATGTACCCATAG
- a CDS encoding flavodoxin family protein, with product MKTCVIYYSRSGNTAMVARTLAEELNADLIEIRDLDDRKGFMSSFRSSIDALRESKTPIKPEKVDLSGYDLVYLGTPTWAGKPAPAIITLIDRVDFLGKDVILFTTMSRQGGEGAIERMAEKIGARGGRIINFFIQKTAGKELIQVREDTLRTINEKDLKIYEAR from the coding sequence ATGAAAACGTGTGTAATTTATTATTCTCGCAGCGGGAACACTGCAATGGTTGCAAGGACCCTTGCAGAGGAACTGAATGCTGATCTTATTGAGATCAGGGACCTTGATGATAGAAAAGGATTCATGAGCAGTTTCAGATCATCCATAGATGCCCTTCGAGAGTCAAAGACACCAATCAAGCCCGAAAAGGTCGACCTTTCAGGTTACGACCTTGTATACCTTGGAACACCCACCTGGGCAGGTAAACCCGCCCCCGCAATAATAACACTCATAGACAGGGTGGATTTCCTTGGAAAGGACGTGATACTTTTCACCACCATGAGCCGGCAGGGAGGTGAGGGTGCGATAGAGCGAATGGCAGAGAAGATAGGAGCACGGGGAGGAAGGATCATAAATTTCTTCATCCAGAAAACCGCGGGCAAAGAACTCATCCAGGTGAGGGAGGATACCCTCAGAACAATCAATGAGAAGGACCTGAAGATATACGAAGCCAGGTGA
- a CDS encoding protein translocase subunit SecF (forms a complex with SecD and YajC; SecDFyajC stimulates the proton motive force-driven protein translocation; seems to modulate the cycling of SecA by stabilizing its membrane-inserted state and appears to be required for the release of mature proteins from the extracytoplasmic side of the membrane; in some organisms, such as Bacillus subtilis, SecD is fused to SecF): MDSTRVVDLKGGALAELTLEKSVTQAELESLLREKLGTGDIKVLSIRGERVTVQFGTDMDVVKVSEALRGTATINSYKAVGPVLSKQAMNQIYWAIGFAFLFMSVTVFIIFRDPVPSLAVILAAASDIIIAVGGMSLFGIPLSLASVGAILMLIGYSVDTDILLTTRVLKRRKGTINERALGAMKTGVTMSIAAIASMAALYLVTVFVMPEARVLSDIAAVLIIGLLADILTTWLMNLGILRWYLEVRS; this comes from the coding sequence ATGGACTCAACGAGAGTCGTGGACCTTAAGGGTGGAGCCCTTGCAGAGCTGACCCTCGAGAAGAGCGTTACCCAGGCCGAACTGGAATCGCTCCTCAGGGAGAAACTGGGCACAGGAGACATTAAGGTCCTCTCCATAAGAGGGGAAAGGGTGACGGTACAGTTCGGTACAGACATGGATGTTGTGAAGGTGAGTGAAGCCCTCAGGGGCACCGCAACCATCAACAGTTACAAGGCAGTCGGTCCCGTTCTGAGCAAACAGGCCATGAACCAGATCTACTGGGCCATTGGCTTCGCATTCCTCTTCATGTCGGTGACGGTTTTCATAATATTCAGGGACCCGGTCCCCTCACTGGCAGTTATACTCGCAGCAGCATCTGATATCATAATAGCCGTGGGTGGGATGTCACTCTTTGGCATACCCCTCTCACTGGCATCTGTCGGTGCGATACTGATGCTCATAGGTTACAGCGTGGACACAGACATACTCCTTACCACAAGGGTCCTTAAACGCAGGAAGGGGACCATAAACGAGAGGGCCCTGGGGGCCATGAAGACGGGTGTTACAATGTCCATAGCTGCAATCGCATCAATGGCAGCACTCTACCTTGTGACGGTGTTTGTGATGCCCGAGGCCAGGGTGCTGAGTGATATAGCAGCAGTCCTGATAATTGGGCTCCTGGCGGATATCCTGACCACATGGCTCATGAACCTTGGAATTCTGAGATGGTACCTGGAGGTTAGATCATGA
- a CDS encoding preprotein translocase subunit SecD, with protein sequence MNRKVSKFLKDYRVILLIVLVAASITAISTMGIQQGLDLQGGSLIQIQLERPVDAATMNTVTSVLDKRLNIFGVKDVKVRASGDQNVIVEIAGVQPDQVADIVGKPGKFEAKIGNETVLTGTDIVSVQPPIITGNEWEVPFRLSTDGARKFAEAARGKAGEPVKMYLDDRLITAPEISAEVATGKPVTDVRITGAENSKAEAEVQAKEIETLLKSGSLPVKVKIVGVSSVSPELGKQFAEGAVIAGLLAVLAIAVILIVRYRSPILVLPIFFTTLAELLLILGAAAVIRWNIDLAAIAGILAAIGTGVDDQIIITDEVLSGEGRRTRRKFRIKDAFFIIFASAGTLIAAMLPLAYIGFSRGATGIGLLAGFAFTTVLGVIIGVFITRPVYARFIETFNVAGRK encoded by the coding sequence ATGAACAGGAAGGTATCAAAGTTTCTTAAGGATTACAGGGTGATACTCCTCATAGTCCTCGTGGCGGCGAGTATCACTGCAATATCAACCATGGGTATTCAGCAGGGACTTGACCTTCAGGGAGGGTCACTCATACAGATACAGCTCGAGAGGCCGGTTGATGCCGCCACCATGAACACCGTAACCAGTGTACTTGATAAGAGGCTCAACATATTCGGTGTGAAGGATGTGAAGGTGCGTGCAAGCGGAGACCAGAACGTTATAGTTGAAATTGCTGGCGTCCAGCCGGACCAGGTCGCAGATATAGTTGGTAAACCCGGTAAGTTTGAGGCAAAGATAGGTAACGAGACCGTTCTCACAGGCACAGATATTGTGAGCGTCCAGCCCCCCATAATAACCGGGAATGAATGGGAGGTCCCATTCAGACTCTCAACAGATGGCGCCAGGAAGTTCGCAGAGGCAGCCAGGGGCAAGGCAGGAGAACCCGTTAAGATGTACCTGGACGACCGCCTCATAACAGCCCCTGAAATATCAGCCGAGGTTGCCACTGGAAAACCGGTCACAGATGTCAGGATAACAGGGGCAGAGAACAGCAAGGCAGAGGCCGAGGTCCAGGCGAAGGAGATAGAGACCCTCCTCAAATCAGGTTCGCTGCCGGTTAAGGTTAAGATAGTCGGTGTGAGCAGCGTATCCCCTGAACTCGGAAAACAGTTCGCAGAGGGTGCAGTGATCGCCGGGCTTCTCGCGGTTCTGGCAATAGCGGTGATACTCATAGTGAGGTACCGCAGCCCAATCCTCGTCCTGCCAATATTTTTCACAACCCTCGCAGAGCTCCTGCTTATACTGGGAGCGGCTGCTGTTATCCGGTGGAACATCGACCTTGCAGCCATAGCAGGTATACTGGCAGCGATAGGTACCGGGGTGGACGACCAGATAATCATAACAGACGAGGTCCTCTCGGGTGAGGGCCGCAGAACAAGGAGGAAGTTCAGGATAAAGGACGCCTTCTTCATAATATTCGCATCAGCAGGTACCCTCATAGCTGCAATGCTTCCACTGGCATACATAGGCTTTTCAAGGGGTGCCACAGGTATAGGTCTCCTTGCTGGCTTTGCATTCACAACGGTCCTCGGAGTCATCATAGGAGTCTTCATCACAAGACCAGTGTATGCAAGATTCATTGAAACCTTCAACGTTGCTGGAAGAAAATAG
- the pyrI gene encoding aspartate carbamoyltransferase regulatory subunit → MDMKKPFELRVKPIKNGTVIDHITANRSLNVLNILGLPDGRSKVTVAMNMDSSQLGSKDIVKIENRELKPSEVDQIALIAPRATINIVRDYKIVEKAKVRLMDEVRGILRCPNPNCITNSDEGVENRFYVISEEPVLLRCYYCERLIEADEIESQF, encoded by the coding sequence ATGGATATGAAGAAACCCTTTGAACTGAGGGTCAAACCAATAAAGAACGGAACAGTTATCGATCATATAACCGCAAACAGATCTCTGAATGTCCTCAACATCCTTGGGCTCCCTGATGGGCGCAGCAAGGTGACCGTTGCCATGAATATGGATTCCTCCCAGCTTGGATCCAAGGACATAGTTAAAATAGAGAACAGGGAACTCAAACCCTCGGAGGTTGACCAGATAGCCCTCATAGCCCCCAGAGCTACAATAAACATTGTGAGGGATTATAAGATTGTTGAGAAGGCCAAGGTGAGGCTCATGGATGAGGTGAGGGGCATCCTCAGATGTCCCAACCCCAACTGCATCACAAACAGTGACGAGGGTGTTGAGAACCGTTTCTATGTCATCTCAGAGGAACCCGTTCTCCTACGCTGCTACTACTGTGAGCGCCTCATTGAGGCTGATGAGATAGAGTCACAGTTCTAG
- a CDS encoding pseudomurein-binding repeat-containing protein gives MRLKLAVILMAFLLLVSPASAALFVTNPSHAVITAPAAAHTDGRLIISSYTPEKSVVKYLRGQNPVVVGDIRLNGTRIPARTSSLARYWTRSDVVVLGTGSDISAAYLAIKNDAPLLIAGKTLPAATRTEIKRLKPRSIIICASPSAIPSSSLRGLGIPCRRVWYGSDAATLSAVRPASSRKVSAPGKLLPVAMVIWKTRASYSISTGVKVNGTSLWSSGYPTTSIIMNRYASGNPETIYISSDRLSGVNGRSLMESIRAEISGSARVIIDEKSPAPGEADRAIKNAPNGSLAVYIAAACPGTMYGTVSGVKKGYLRSYASGLDGIVYVNYGSLNLASTGYLPRAWDDNFSSAYFAGINEPARFLRDAGILLIEPKNFSRDEQIHLTAMKLIDYAYSADGDHLGDMDTSRYVARHEIDPTTLSTDARRIVRGEATLMPRQEWVYLASQYIAGLPIRKNTTGISDASSSINTYTGTLSRTEYRDVARRVYEFTRRNGRLPSYVQVGADKIGRDEYTAMFAQIIQNHTERSKMVFPSSVKVGESLIDSVVEFIKDLIT, from the coding sequence ATGAGATTGAAGTTAGCTGTCATTCTGATGGCATTCCTCCTTTTAGTTTCGCCTGCATCTGCAGCACTTTTTGTAACGAACCCCTCCCATGCTGTCATAACTGCACCTGCAGCGGCCCATACAGATGGCAGGTTGATAATCAGCAGTTACACGCCTGAGAAGTCTGTGGTGAAGTATCTCAGGGGCCAGAACCCGGTGGTTGTCGGCGATATAAGGTTAAACGGGACCAGGATCCCTGCAAGGACATCTTCACTTGCACGTTACTGGACCCGGAGTGACGTGGTTGTTCTGGGGACAGGGTCAGACATTTCAGCAGCATATCTTGCAATAAAAAACGATGCTCCCCTGCTTATAGCCGGTAAAACATTACCAGCAGCCACCAGGACAGAAATAAAACGTTTAAAGCCCAGGAGCATAATCATATGCGCATCTCCGTCAGCCATACCGTCCTCATCCCTGAGGGGTCTTGGAATACCCTGCAGGCGGGTCTGGTATGGAAGTGATGCTGCAACCCTCAGCGCAGTCCGGCCAGCATCTTCACGGAAGGTATCAGCGCCAGGGAAGCTTCTGCCGGTTGCCATGGTAATCTGGAAGACCAGGGCATCCTACAGTATTTCAACAGGAGTGAAGGTCAACGGCACATCCCTCTGGTCTTCAGGGTACCCCACAACCTCGATTATAATGAACCGTTACGCATCAGGCAACCCAGAAACCATATACATAAGCTCTGACAGGCTCAGTGGTGTGAATGGCAGGAGCCTGATGGAGTCCATAAGGGCCGAGATAAGTGGTTCAGCCAGGGTCATAATTGATGAGAAGTCACCCGCCCCTGGAGAGGCTGACCGGGCGATTAAGAACGCCCCGAATGGTTCGCTGGCTGTTTACATAGCTGCAGCATGTCCCGGCACAATGTACGGTACTGTATCAGGCGTGAAGAAAGGGTACCTGAGATCCTATGCCAGTGGACTTGATGGTATCGTCTATGTGAACTATGGAAGTCTCAACCTTGCCTCGACTGGATACCTGCCGAGGGCCTGGGACGATAACTTCTCCAGCGCATACTTCGCAGGGATAAATGAACCTGCAAGATTCCTGAGGGATGCAGGTATACTTCTCATAGAACCCAAGAACTTCAGCCGTGATGAACAGATACACCTCACAGCCATGAAGCTGATTGACTATGCCTACTCTGCAGATGGAGATCACCTGGGGGATATGGATACCTCCAGATACGTTGCAAGGCATGAGATTGACCCCACAACGCTATCCACAGACGCCAGGAGAATAGTCAGGGGAGAGGCCACGTTAATGCCCCGGCAGGAATGGGTATACCTTGCATCACAGTACATTGCAGGGCTTCCCATAAGGAAGAACACCACAGGGATATCAGATGCCTCATCATCCATTAACACCTACACCGGGACACTGTCAAGGACAGAGTACCGTGACGTTGCACGGAGGGTCTATGAGTTCACCAGGCGTAATGGCAGGCTCCCATCATATGTGCAGGTGGGTGCTGATAAGATCGGCAGGGATGAATACACAGCCATGTTTGCACAGATAATCCAGAACCACACCGAAAGGAGCAAGATGGTGTTCCCATCATCTGTGAAGGTCGGTGAGAGCCTGATTGACAGTGTGGTGGAGTTCATAAAGGACCTCATCACCTGA